The Halarchaeum grantii nucleotide sequence GGGGCGTCCTCGCCGCGCTCGTACACCGTGCCGGTGAGTGTGGTGCCCGCCGCCGAGCCCCGAACGAGTAGCATGACACCCCGTACGCCGCGCGCGGGCAAAAGGCGTGCGGCGACCCCGGGAGACGAAAAGACGTTTAGGGACACGCGGTGTTTCGCGTCACATGACCGACAGCGACCTCGGCGACTTCTCCGAGTTCGGCGGCGACGGGGAGGGCGACGCCGAGGGGGACCGAGCCGGCGGCGCCCGCGACGCCGACACGGATGCGGACACTGACACCGGGACGGCGAGCGAGTCCTTCGAGCGCGTCGCCTACGAGGGCGGCGGCGGCGACGGCCTCGGCGTGCTCGCCGTCTCCGAGGGCCTGCGAATCGGCGAGCGCGAGGACGAGACGCGCCTGCGCGCCTACGTCACGAGCGCGAACCGCTCGAACGTCCGGTTGGGGCGCTATCTCGTCGCCCCCTACCCGGACGGCGAGTCGCTCTTCTGTCGCATCGTCGGCCTCGAGTACGGCCGGCGCTTCCACGGCGACGACGCGAACGAGATCCACGCGCGGCGCGCGATGCAGAGCGGCGACATCGACGAGGACGATTACCGGTTCGTCGCCGACCTCGAACCCGTCAGCGTCCTCTATCGGGACGACGGCGAGCTGAAGCGCCGGATGCCCGACCGCGTGCCGAAGCCCGAGACCGTCGTCCGCGAGGCCGACGACGACGCGGAGATAAAGACCGCGCTCAAGATACCCGACGCCGGCGTCTTCGTCGGCCATCTCGCCGTCGGCGGCGAGAAGGTTCGAACGGGCGCGACCCCGCCCACCATCGACTACCGCGTGAAGGACGACTACGCGACGGGCGACCCGCTCGCGTTCCGCCACACGCTCGTCGCCGGCGGCACCGGGTCGGGGAAGACCCACACCGCGAAGAACGTCCTCCGCCAGTACCTCAGCGAGGAGCGCACCTATCCCGTGGAGGCGGGGAGCGACCGGGAGGTGCAGGCCGCCGTCGTCCAGTTCGACCCGCAGGACGAGTACGCACAGATGCACGACGACAACCCCGACGCTACCCGCGAGGACGAGCACCGCTGGGAGCGCGAGGGCATCGCGCACGGCGGCCACGACGACACCGTCGCGTTCGTCCCGAAGGTCGGGAACGCGACCTACACCGCCGCCCACCACGGCGCCGACCAGGTGCCGTTCACCATCCCGTTCAGCATGGCTCGCAGTCGCCCGTGGCTCGCCGCGTCCGCCGGCCTCAACGACAACCAGTATCCCGCCCTGCAGGACCTCCTCCAGCGCTTCTTCCGCCAGCGCGGCGCGGACGGGACCTACGAGGAGTTCTGCGCCTTCCTCGACGACCCCGCGCTCAAGGAGGAACTCGACGAGTCCGGGAAGGTCCACGAAGCCACCTACGAGGCCGTCTTCCGCCGCGTACGCGGCGTCCCGGACGGCGTCTTCGACCAGGACGCCCGCCCCATCACCGACCTCGTCGAGCAGTTCGTCAAGCCGGGTCGCCTCTCCGTGGTGCCGACCTACCACATCAGCGACTCGCGCGCCACCGAGACGGTCGTGCTCGCGCTCGCGAGCCTCCTCGTCGACGAGAAGCTTTCGAGCGACCCCCGTCACCCCCGCATCGCCGAGACGCCGCTCGTCGTCGGGATGGACGAGGCGCACAACTTCCTCGCAGACGCCGACACCGTCCAAGCCCGCCACGTCGTCGCGAAGTTCACCGACGCCGCCAAACAGGGGCGCAAGGAGCGCCTCGGGCTCTTCCTCATCACGCAGGACCCACAGGACGTCGCGGAGAGCGTGTTCAAGCAGATCAACACGAAGGTCGTCCTCAACCTCGGCGACGAGGACGCCATCAAGAGCGTCAACATCCCCGCGAGCCTCGCGGAGAAGGTCCCTTACATGGAGACCGGCCAGATGGTCGTCTACTCGCCCGACAACTCCGAACCCGTCGAACTCGTCGGCCTCCCCACCTGCCTCACCCGCCACGGGCGCGACTGAGCGCGACGGCGGCCCCCACGTTTTTGCTGTCCCCGACAGAATCCCGGACCATGACGCGAATCCTCGTACCCATCGACAGCTCGCAGCAGTCCACGGACGCCCTCGAGTACGCCCTCGAGGAGTTCACCAGCGACGACATCACGCTCATCCACATCATCGACCCCATCGAGGCCGGCTACACCGCCCAAGCCACCGTCCCCGGCTACTCCGAGGAGTGGTACGAGCAGGCCGAATCCGAGGCCGAAACCCTCTTCGAGAGCGCCCAGGAGACCGCCGACGAGTACGGCGTCACCCTCGATACCGTCACCGAAGTCGGCCGCCCCTCGCGCACCATCGTCAACTACGCCGAGGAGAACGACTTCGAGCACATCGTCATGGGGAGCCACGGCCGCAGCGGCGTCACCCGCATCCTCCTCGGCAGCGTCGCCGAGAACGTCGTCCGGCGCTCCCCCATCCCCGTCACCATCGTGCGCTAGTCCTTTTTGCTGCGCTCGCGGCCTCCAGCCGCTCGCTCGCGGATACTCGGCGGAACGGGTTGGAGATACCCGGAATAGAGAGTGGCGTGGCCGACCGCCCGGTAGGGGCAGAGAGCGTATGCAGCACGCGGCAGTGCCGCTCTCAGGTGAGAGCAGCGAGCACGACGCCACCGACGAGAAGCGCAACACCAGCACGTCGTGGCGTTATCGTGCCGTCCGCGTCGACCCCGAGGACGTTCACTGGCTTTACCAGCAAGAGAACACCGACGAGAGAGACCGTCGCTGGCACGCTGTAGTCCAGGGTGAGGACTGGAACGTCCATCGCGAGGAGGAGGATACCGAAGAACATGGCGGCTATCGCAAACGCCCTCGCACCCGGGGTAACGTCGTCGTTATCGAAGGCTACGAAGACCGCGGCGGGCCACCACCACATCAGTACACCGAGCCCGAGCCAGAACCCTCCGAGCAGCAATCCGACCGCCATACCGAGGGCAGTCACCGGCGCCAAGTAAAACGTTCCGGCTCTGCCGCTGGTTTCCGTACCGGAGTACGCCCCCTCTCGAGTGACTTCGCCGGGGTAGCGTATTCCGTCCCGACGTGACCGAATGGTCCCGAGCCGACGACTCCACGCGCGAACGGAACGGCCCCCGACGACGAGGG carries:
- a CDS encoding ATP-binding protein encodes the protein MTDSDLGDFSEFGGDGEGDAEGDRAGGARDADTDADTDTGTASESFERVAYEGGGGDGLGVLAVSEGLRIGEREDETRLRAYVTSANRSNVRLGRYLVAPYPDGESLFCRIVGLEYGRRFHGDDANEIHARRAMQSGDIDEDDYRFVADLEPVSVLYRDDGELKRRMPDRVPKPETVVREADDDAEIKTALKIPDAGVFVGHLAVGGEKVRTGATPPTIDYRVKDDYATGDPLAFRHTLVAGGTGSGKTHTAKNVLRQYLSEERTYPVEAGSDREVQAAVVQFDPQDEYAQMHDDNPDATREDEHRWEREGIAHGGHDDTVAFVPKVGNATYTAAHHGADQVPFTIPFSMARSRPWLAASAGLNDNQYPALQDLLQRFFRQRGADGTYEEFCAFLDDPALKEELDESGKVHEATYEAVFRRVRGVPDGVFDQDARPITDLVEQFVKPGRLSVVPTYHISDSRATETVVLALASLLVDEKLSSDPRHPRIAETPLVVGMDEAHNFLADADTVQARHVVAKFTDAAKQGRKERLGLFLITQDPQDVAESVFKQINTKVVLNLGDEDAIKSVNIPASLAEKVPYMETGQMVVYSPDNSEPVELVGLPTCLTRHGRD
- a CDS encoding universal stress protein — translated: MTRILVPIDSSQQSTDALEYALEEFTSDDITLIHIIDPIEAGYTAQATVPGYSEEWYEQAESEAETLFESAQETADEYGVTLDTVTEVGRPSRTIVNYAEENDFEHIVMGSHGRSGVTRILLGSVAENVVRRSPIPVTIVR